The Candidatus Methanosuratincola sp. genome window below encodes:
- the msrA gene encoding peptide-methionine (S)-S-oxide reductase MsrA — MAVEVATFGMGCFWGAEHVFSRVEGVLSTAVGYMGGDYENPTYKDVCTGKTGHAEVVQVFYDPERVSYEELLKAFWENHDPTTLNRQGPDIGSQYRSVVFYHTPGQREAALKMKEQLERSGRFKRPIVTEISPASKFYRAEEYHQKYFDRH; from the coding sequence GTCGCAACCTTTGGGATGGGGTGTTTCTGGGGTGCCGAACACGTCTTCAGCAGGGTCGAGGGCGTTCTCTCCACGGCGGTGGGCTATATGGGCGGTGACTACGAGAACCCGACATACAAGGACGTCTGCACCGGGAAGACAGGGCATGCTGAGGTCGTCCAGGTTTTCTACGACCCGGAGAGGGTCTCCTACGAAGAGCTCCTGAAGGCATTCTGGGAAAACCACGATCCAACCACGCTAAACCGGCAGGGGCCAGACATCGGGAGCCAGTACCGCTCGGTCGTCTTTTACCATACCCCGGGACAGAGGGAGGCGGCACTGAAAATGAAGGAGCAGCTCGAGAGGTCCGGCAGGTTCAAAAGACCCATAGTCACCGAGATCTCGCCGGCGTCCAAGTTCTACAGGGCCGAGGAATACCACCAGAAGTACTTCGACAGGCACTAG